The genomic stretch GccaaaaatttattatgtttaattctgtagtataatattcaatatgatGCCAgcgaaatttaaaatcatataccGGTTTGTGCACTGTTACCAAACACGttaaattttaacatacaaaacattttttcagAAGAAAGCTGGAATGCAAACTTATCTCAGAGATGGAGAAAGTTAAGGCGTCGATGTTCGCGGCTGCGGCCCGGATCTGGTAATCGCGAGCCCAGCCCTGTGAGATGTTCCCCGTCGCCCCCGCGGCCGCCCCCGCACTGCTCCCCCGCACCGCCTTCAAAGCTGTCTTTCAGACATCGTGGTAAAGTATATACCACAGCATCTCTACGTGTGACTAGTGGGGCACCAGATTTACTTCGAGcattgggaaaattaggtggtgGATTACGAAGGCGGGCTTTGTCAGCTCACGATGTTCTTGCACCTCCACCGCAACAACCTTCGACTTTTTACGTTCCTAGTCCAAGCAACGGAAGAACGCCATCCTCGCCATCGCCACCTCGACAGAGTGCCACATTACATAGGCGATGCAGCTCTCCTAACGTCTACAGAACAAAAGATAGTCCTCGCGATCGAACACCTCTCATAAATCAAGATGATGAAAGTCGTGATGTTGTTGATTATAGTTATGGATTAGAACGTAAGAAAAATTCTAAAGAAATTAGAAGTAGACCATACAGCGAAAATGTTGAAGTAGAAAACATATACAGAAACGGCTATAACCGGTTGACATCGGAAACTGCAGATAGGGTTTGGGAGGAGCCGTACAGACTACCTCGCGTCCATGCGCGACAAGAACCTATACAGCAACTACGTAACTCTGTAGCTGAGTTAAGAGTGAGCTCTACTCCTCGATCTGCTCGCCCACCACCTGTACCACCTGGCTCAACACCAAAAACAAATAAGAAACCACCTGCACCTGAACCACGTGATACCCACACATTCGAGGTAACAATTTACAATTCTTGTTATATTAGATATCGGCACTTGAACTTATTACTTTACAAGAGATATATACTTTTCAATAGCTTAAGTGTAAAGAGCAAAGTTATAATgactcaattaaattaaataaaaaatcctttATTCACTGTAGAGGCATAacagacgacctccgtggtcgagtggtgtgtacgccggttttcatgggtacgccattccgaggtcccgggttcgattcccggcagagtcaatgtagattattattattagttttctatattgtcttgggtctgggtgtttgtggtaccgttgttactactaattttccataacacaagtgctttagctacttacattgtgatcagagtaataataacttatttattgattgtcaaattaaatactaccacagGCTTAACCAGAGAAACTTGacgcttttgttttataatttattatactgtaTGAATCTTTTCTTATGCTATGTGATGTTAATTCCAGGTACGTTTTACTAAATCAGCCGGAGGCAAAGGACTTGGCTTTAGTATCGTCGGCGGACGTGACTCTCCGCGAGGAGACATGGGTATCTTCGTCaaaactattttcaataatGGACAAGCAGCAGAATCTGGCTTACTTCGTGAAGGTAAATTTCAGTTACATTTATATAGCCATTAATTTAAACTTCAACCTAGATATTTATCACATAAAGCCAACCACATGTTCGACCAACTTCAAACGAGCTTAGTTAAAAATTTaggtcatatttatattttataaataaatagctaaCACTCTTTGAAGGAATTAAACTTAAGTTTCCTTGTATTGAGAGACTTACTACTCTAAACGAAAAGTtgttgtacagtcggggtaagaaaaggttcgtcaccttaagatctattttcgtgtgctcagtatgagcgataatctgctttaccgatcgagaatgatatattgcttcgcaatgatttgatgtttagattcaaaaagtaCTAAATGTTTACGTATACGTATACGCTAGTACTAAGAGACTtgacaaaggaatgaatttgaaaagtgacgaaGTTTTTCTCACTCTAACTGTACATACTTTTGATCGATATATGTAATAACACttcttatttgttattaatgaaaatggTACCGTTATGATAGTGtttgttttgtgtatatataactatttcCGTTACAAAATACGATATACTTGTACTTACTTTGTAACGGTATTATAGACACTAATAACTAACGTTCCCTTGCAACGGTTTAATAGCAGCTGTACGCAATAAAAAATGACTTCTATTCACCTGCGACATGCAACGCTCTTGTTTAAAGGTTACATAATTCTTATAAGAAACTTTACAATAGTGtagcttaataaaaattaaaataatatggttgcagaatatattttttctataaattaaaaattgtaataaagtttCTAAGCGTTTTTTGAATACTATAACGAGTCGgtcgaaaatatttatgacgaggttttttttgtgaaacaacatttttaaataaatcagtaattataaaatttttgataaatacattgctataacaaatatttaagattttaactGTCATCGCCAATTAAATTAATGACCAACAATTTAgtaactacatttttttaatgtttaaatcaacatttattttaactattcttaatttttaatttattattctaaaaaatgaagaatttgactgaaacaaatgaataataacgtaaaatatcatttaaatgtgGGTAATTAGAAATTAAATCAAGTTCCTGTGCAGAGCCATACATACTATTCTGAGTGAATTAGTATAATACAATCAAGAATTGATAACTCTAAGGCCCCCTAGTTATTTACATAGTAGATGCATTGACCATGTAACGAGTGGTTTATGCATGTCACTATTTTAGTATCCATGGGAAAAAATTACCACTTACTATCACTAAGTCCATTTGCTCGACTTACTTAAATTAACTAAtgacaaatattgtatatttcagGAGATGAAATACTGTCAGTGAATGGGCGAGGCACAGCTGGTTTGACACATAGTGAAGCGATCAGACTGTTTAAAGATGTGCGTGCTGGTCCCGTGATCCTGAGGGTAACGAGACGGGCGCCCGCGCGCTGACTGCCTTGCGCCTGTTGCGGTGACCCGCTTCAGGCGCAACCCAACGTCTCATCCTACTCcactttgtaaataattactgtgtattttataatgtaaaataatgtgATGCCCGATGCTTAAGCAAACTTCTGATTTAGTAAATTGTTATTTGCATTGTAAACTTAAGTATTTCTTGTAGTTAACATAAATTCATTAACTTAGTCCAAAGATGGATACTAAAAAGTTTACATGACAACATGCAAGACCAAACGTCTATATTATTCATAGGTTCGTAATATTATGCGCTTTTTGCTTatgaacattatttaaaaatagaatgcttTTGATTTCTTTATCGCTGTCACAAAAGcacatgttattatatttaatatatacgtaattattgaagaagacaaaaatattagtCTGTGATAATATTATTCATGACGCAAGTTAAAATTCACTGGCTACTAACtagcttttatttattctatttttaaaattgcaatGATGTAAAAAtgacatgtattttatattcatttagaaTAGatgtatactaataaaattacataatattcaaaGACGGACGGAATAGGATGAAAAGTGACACTAAAAAGAATCATGGTAGTTAATATGTGGAAAACAATTTGTTATAAATGGTATATAAGTTTTGTATTGACTGCtactgtttgtttgttactaTTAACAGTTAagattctaatataaatatatctcacTTTAGTGTAATAACTGATAAtaataagcaaaaaaaatattgtcacgCTTTGAAAATACACCTCCTAGCATGTAACAATTGTCGCATATGACTCGTGCAATAAATACTTtgactttattaaaaactttcacGTAAGTCAATATGTATAAAGAACTCAGCCGGttcattaataatgaataaaaacatatattataaaatcgtgCGTGactaaattatacttaatacaAGGGAGTTCTTTCTAGTAGTTTTATAATCgtgttttaaaagattttaaggtAAAGCTACCAGGAATATAGAAACTATCCCATGACCCAATGAGAAATTCAGTAGTTGACTCTTTATCATTAATCCAAAAATATACGAAAAGAATACGAATGCCATaatgttttatcatttatataattctgtagAGTACATGccttatttatagttatttcatATTGTTTTCGTGTTCACTTAGCACATTATTAATCTGACTCTACTTCCACAAGCATTTATTTCCGTCCCTctttgccggcctttaaaaGATATAGAAACCTAACAGGCAGATAACAAGTATAGAAATGGGAATTTGTATCGATATTTGTTCAGTAGGATCTCGCATTCCAGTTTCATTTCtttcaattataaatgttgaagctttataaatattatatatatttgttggaAATAATTCTtccatgtataatttaattatagttaaacatatttatttgactATTCATGGCCATTCCTTCTTAGTAAATGTTTGTTTAGAGTACAAAGAACGAGAAATGACAAGaggcaattaaatatttttgaaattaatgagGAATAACATTAAACAAGCTTTTCTGAATTGTCGAGGCGAAACCGAgtgataaaattacaaaattggcACCTAGCACACATTATGTCTTACAACGTGGACTTGAAATGGGTTCTTCCCTGTTGAATAATACTTTTAGTCAAAACCAATACCATTCCAATTATTAGGAATGATTGGGTATTTTTACTGGCTAGCGATACTTTTGGTcgcctttaaataaataatattgtaatagcGCCTGTACATGCATCGACATTAGatttacaaatgtatattaatttaagagaaaataataatattataccgtTCATAGACTTTTTAACTAGTTTTATATGTAACCCGCGATATATatagaagaatatattttaatgattgacGAAAATCGGAAacaaccaataaataaatagatcaatattttgtaaatatttttgaagttatttATGTGAATTGGCAATCAAAAATTGAATACcgaataaaagttataaatgacTTACACTGACTTCTAGATTTGTTTACAAtgcaattattttgtaatggagatctaaattgtattttttcataaacatcAAATTAGTCGTCAGTATATAACAAAAGTAattcttgttttataaattggaaTGTATTGTggtgtaaaacaaaaaatatttttgca from Vanessa cardui chromosome 1, ilVanCard2.1, whole genome shotgun sequence encodes the following:
- the LOC124533385 gene encoding serine/arginine repetitive matrix protein 1-like, which encodes MGAPAWGSRGGDRPRLLRMTPLRHSFAAPATPPAQPPRTHDYASDADTNKKEESWNANLSQRWRKLRRRCSRLRPGSGNREPSPVRCSPSPPRPPPHCSPAPPSKLSFRHRGKVYTTASLRVTSGAPDLLRALGKLGGGLRRRALSAHDVLAPPPQQPSTFYVPSPSNGRTPSSPSPPRQSATLHRRCSSPNVYRTKDSPRDRTPLINQDDESRDVVDYSYGLERKKNSKEIRSRPYSENVEVENIYRNGYNRLTSETADRVWEEPYRLPRVHARQEPIQQLRNSVAELRVSSTPRSARPPPVPPGSTPKTNKKPPAPEPRDTHTFEVRFTKSAGGKGLGFSIVGGRDSPRGDMGIFVKTIFNNGQAAESGLLREGDEILSVNGRGTAGLTHSEAIRLFKDVRAGPVILRVTRRAPAR